The DNA region GAGTTATACGAATATAGAATATCATTCGATGAGAGGATGATGAAATTTTCTTACTTGGTAAGATCCTCTGAATATGGGGCATTGGGTAAAGGATTTGCCAGAGAAGATGGCTTATGGCATCCGGGCAGTGGTGGTCGATTGGCTAATTTAACAACTTGAACTTTCACCCTTGATACAGCATAGATTGTGCAGAAATCTGGGACTGATTTTGCCAAACTGCTTGGGATATCAAGGTGCTTGAATGCTCTATCAGAGATTGAAGCTCAAGAATCATCAAAACTCATGTTGGATCATCAGCACATCATAACATGTCTAATAACATTCCATATACCTTACTATAGCATTCCGGTTTGCAGCGCCAAGAACAATGGAGCAAATGGCATTCCCATTGACATACTCAGCAAGTGCACTTGTAATATCAGAGCAAATCAGAACCACCTCCTTTGCTCGCACCTGAAACACTCAGACTAGTTTATCAGCAGAAACATCAATCTTCCTTATTTGCTTGAACTCTTATATCAAGCAACACAATTATTCCATGGAGTAAAACCAGTAGAAATTGAAAACACTACTCTGTATTACAAATAAGCTTACACCCTTTCGAGCACACATTCCACGGTAAGGGAGGAAAAATTGTGTCATGAATTGGTGGAATTCATTGTCTTTCTGTAAAGCGCCATCCTCCATGATCTTTTCTTTGAGGGCATCCTCTATGATCAATAATCAATTAATAGAATTAACGCAACAAACTAGGGGCTGGCTAACCAGAATCCTAAATCAATTCCCATTTCAATCCGAATGGAAGATGGACAAAATTTTTCTCAGTAACaattcatcgaacaccttggaTGAGCAAAATGAAGGCGAGAGATACCTACGGTTTTGCAATTTGGTATGGACATGGACAAGGACGATTTCTCGGATTCCGGGGGGGAGATTGTCGAGGGTCCATTTAACGGCGTGTTGACTGTTCCTGTCTTTATCAATGGCCACCGTTGTGGCGAATCTAGCCTCCTGCGAACTTTTATGTAACATGTCGATCTCGGATGTCAATTTTCTACGTTTGGATTTCGTGCTCTGGATATCCAACAGGAGCGTGCGCCCCCACCTTGATCGACGATGTCCCCAAACAATCAGAATGGCCGTGCTAAATTCATAAATTCACGATGAAAAGGAGTTCCCTGagatttttaaataaacaataaatttgTTGTTCAAGCCAGTCATTACATGGCATATTTACGAAAACTTGAGATAAGAAGCCGAAACAGAAATGTAAGaatgttaattaaaaagaaaaattgagaaaCAACGCACATGCTCGCGTAAATATATTTAAGGGGAAATTATATTCGCCATCTTCACGTCACCGCCCGGAGATATATTTAGGGGAAACGGCCGGCGGTAAGCACCGGCATCGACGTATAGTTTCCAGACAAACAGCATCTGGAACGATGGTGCTTAAAAAGGCATAGACAGAACGATGAACAGAAGAAATCCGAGAAAGCGGGAAGAAATCGTTATGatgatgaaaaattaaaatagattggCTTATCCCATTCAGGCCCAAACTAATTGAGTATTCTTCAATTAGAGTATTTTGGAGTTTGAAATTGCGTGTTAATTAGTGATGGGTGTTGGACTTGGAGCGAAGGATATTGGGCCTAAGAGTAACTTCATTAGTGAGGTTGTTTTTTCAAAGTTATTTGTGGGTTATAACATCCACTTCATtagtaaagtttttttttttttttttcaagtttttcgTGGGTCACAACATTCACTTTATTAATCATTATCTCACTCAATCTCAAAAACTTAGTTCCcattaattttaagttttttttttctaaattttttgtgGATCCAAATAAACATACTCATTATCTCACTCAATCTCAAATAATCATATCTACATTTAAGTGATTTTCCGTGGTCAATAAAAAATGGTTTCTGTTAACCACATTTTTCAGAGGTTGCTAAACATCAAAAgttcgaaaaatgatttccggaaatcattttccgggttaccaaacacacccttaattgaAACGATACCATTATCTCACTCAATCTCAAGTAAAAATCTTAAAATCATGTCGCAATTATTTCTTTAGTAAAACTAACACAATTACAACCAAAATCAAAACACACTTTCTCTTTAAATCTttattctctttcaatttcttcGGTTGCAATTCACTTCCAATTATTTCACATAGAACATGTATTTCACTCATCAAGTCACTCCTCATTGTTGTAACcaatttcttcaattcctcaaTTCCAGATGCA from Ipomoea triloba cultivar NCNSP0323 chromosome 6, ASM357664v1 includes:
- the LOC116021897 gene encoding uncharacterized protein LOC116021897 isoform X1, giving the protein MLHKSSQEARFATTVAIDKDRNSQHAVKWTLDNLPPGIREIVLVHVHTKLQNQDALKEKIMEDGALQKDNEFHQFMTQFFLPYRGMCARKGVRAKEVVLICSDITSALAEYVNGNAICSIVLGAANRNAIVRAFKHLDIPSSLAKSVPDFCTIYAVSRVKVQVVKLANRPPLPGCHKPSSLANPLPNAPYSEDLTKQGVPRRPARPEFLDGGSRERSSSLLNRSSPSPLHPNYSSSYVMPNASSSEKTPFPNQPSKLGGHANDMRPSPPNQINHSNLQFQAADTFSYCATDLCELLASASFISDASYPHSDASSHFVYPQALVSSGKFAY
- the LOC116021897 gene encoding uncharacterized protein LOC116021897 isoform X2 gives rise to the protein MSIPNCKTVEDALKEKIMEDGALQKDNEFHQFMTQFFLPYRGMCARKGVRAKEVVLICSDITSALAEYVNGNAICSIVLGAANRNAIVRAFKHLDIPSSLAKSVPDFCTIYAVSRVKVQVVKLANRPPLPGCHKPSSLANPLPNAPYSEDLTKQGVPRRPARPEFLDGGSRERSSSLLNRSSPSPLHPNYSSSYVMPNASSSEKTPFPNQPSKLGGHANDMRPSPPNQINHSNLQFQAADTFSYCATDLCELLASASFISDASYPHSDASSHFVYPQALVSSGKFAY